DNA sequence from the Candida dubliniensis CD36 chromosome 5, complete sequence genome:
CGCAGGTGCTTgagaattcaatttctcaGTATTCTTCGAGGGAATACTAGATCTCATTGCTTTGAATCTGGAAACTGGTTTTTGTGATACAGTGCCTGTcctaacttctggtgtaggTTCATTTACTGTGGCAACAGGCTCGTGCTCAATAATAGTGCTTTCGACAACGCCACCACTATCAACTatctcatcatcattatcatcatttttttcaattatatccGTCATCACTGGCTCTTTTTCAACTATGTCACTCATCACATCGTTTTCGGAAACATCTGTCATGACtgaatcattttcaacagTCTCCTTTATTTCTTGTGTTCTATTTTTATGTTGTGCAGTCATCCGGTTTTGCTTAAACAAAGATATTTTAGCAGTTTCTGGTGGTGGGTTCCTCAAACTCTCACTAATATTCTCCACTTCATTGATATCCAAGTGCTCAGCAAACCTGACTGCTTTAGGTTTCTTCTCGTTACCTGCGTTTTCTTCAATCTCATCAGCTACTTTATCAGTAGCAACaagtttgttttttcttagatttataatttgatcCCATAACatattgtttgatttttcgTCACTTCCAATAATCTTGGCCCTGCCTCCACCATACAATAATTCATCTgcaatatcatcatcatcttcttcttcttcttcttcatcaaacTCATAATCCCattcttcatcatcgtcGTAATGTTCCCCCTGAAAAGTCTCCGAgtcatcaaaatcatctGCTAATAATTCCAACTCTATCAAATCATTCTTATCAATAGCAAGATTCTCAAAATTACCAATAGTTTTATCACCGCCACtattttcttctatttTATCACCGGTGTCGTGTTCTGGCTCTAAATTCTTAAACTCTTCAACACAGActtgtttcaatttaaatttatccTCAGCACTGATTTGCAATTTGTCTATTTTGTCCAATAAATCATCTTGATCAAAATTTAGTTCTTGTGCCTTTTTATCCTTAGAAATAATTTCCATATCTTCAAGCAACGCCTgaaattcatcattttcagATTGTTCAATCTTGTCAAGTTTCTTTGTCTCGTCTATCTTTTCCTCTAACATTTCAACTTTAGGAGTCTCATGAGTATTATTCTGGCTTTTATCAATAGCAGTATCCTTTTGAACATCTTTAAATTCAACATTTATCACATTCCCGTCTTCATCAAGCTCTTCCTGAATATCAACAAAGGGAAGCCCTTCTTCATTCAACTTATCCTGTTGTAAATCTTCATGATTGCCACCTTCTTGTACAAACTGGttatattgattcaatttctcCTTCGTTGATTCTGCTTCATTTATTTTGGTGTTAAACTGTGTTAATGCCTCTTTAATTTCAGTAACCCttttatcaagaaattcGATTGCTTCCGATTTggttttttcaatcatcGTCCCATCATCTAACTGGAACTTAATTGGGGTTGTTGAATCACCAGATGCTTTCAAACCTTGATGAACTGACTCAAATTGAACTAATTGGTCCTGTAAATAATCCctcttttgttttaaattgGTTATAGTTGAATCTATTTGTGTAGTGAGCTGTTGGAATCCATCTTGATCAGAGTATTGTGCGTGGGTTTGGGTAGTAAGTTTTGGCGTGCTGGACATCCTTCTAATATACAAACACAGCAATGCAACTTATGAATAAAAAGTCGACAAACAAACTAGACACTGTGTGATAAGCTCAagttctatttcttttcagcaagtttgttaataattaaaagaaaCTTACATAAATATATGGACCGGGGCGATGAGAGCGAGAGCTAAGAAagggagaaaaaaaaaaaaaaaaacaagagcTCCATTTCAGTCTAGAACCATCTACCATACATTTCTACACCAGAAACTtcaaaaactaaaaacaatatatttatcTCAACATGGCACCTTCTCCTCCATGTTTCTCTTCCCAGTCTTTCAATGCAGCTTCCcattcttcatcttctgtCAATGGCTTATTGTCCACTTCTTCTTGTGGTAGACTCTCCTTGAATGCTTGTTCTTGTCTTCTTTCTTCTGCATCATACTCTTCTTTGTGATCTATCCATCGTTCGTGGATATCTACATCTTGATAGCCTCCATTCCCACTACCATTTTGTCGAGTAGCTTCACTCCATATTGTATCTCCACCAATCTCACTACCAAAACTATAACCATTGGCCTTATCTATAACACTCAATAAGCTTATCATGCTCTTTTTATTCTCCACTGACAATACTTcaaaagaaaccaaatgGAAATCTTCAACTAGTTCTCCAATTAGTTCTGTCAACCTCACATAGTTCTGTCCCAATACCGAATTAGATTCCTTTTCTAAATATGGAGTCAAATACTGCAAATCTTGAGCTTCAGTATAGTAATCCAATCTGAATGGCAAGTCTCCATAGTTTTTCAACATGTCTATTTTACTGATAACATTTACATGAGGTAGATCCAATTGTAGCATTGATCTTAAACTTAATAACAATATGGATATATACTGTGAGGGGCTAGTTAAATAAATGCAATCGATTAATGATACAACACATAGTCTCAATCGCTTGAGCTGAGTTaactttttgaaaattctaTAGAGGGAATTATGATGAGTGAATAATTCAACCTGTCCAGGACAATCAAATAACAAATAGTTGCTCTCGTTGattaattgttcaattttgCCAATGAATAAATCTATGCCCTGTTTGTCTAACAGCTCTAATGCATACATTAACCCTCCATTAGGACCCAAATCTAACTCCTCCATTATCTCTTCTAAACTTATATAGTCACGTATGTCCAACTCACAGGGGTAAGGTAATCGGTCGTTCGCTGGGTCGAGATTTATAATGCACAGCTTTCTTCCAATTGCTGACATAAACTGATACATCCCATGACAATAAGTAGACTTCCCGGATCCAGGAGGCCCTATTACTATCTGTCCAAACATAAGAAAATAATCagattaaaaataaaacacaACAGAAACAACTTAAACCACCggttttttgtaatttgtGGTATTGAAACTTTCTAATGtgaattaatgatgatgatgatgatcttcttcttctttgttaaTTGTGCTATTTTACACGTCtctctaattttttttttttctgggTCGTGTTGATTAAATCTATCGAAGGCAAAATTTCTCGCAACTTGAACAAACCACCAAGTTTATTAAAACACCCAAGAGAAAACTCCTTTGCTGTTatatcaattcttttttcttcataCAAAAATACAGACAATAGCAGGAGCTTATAATTCATCATGTCTACAGCTGCAACTAGTACAAATGAATTGGCACTTTTGGATAAATCAGTAGTGGTTTCTCCATTGGTTTTACTATCGGTAGTGGATCATTATAATAGAGTTGCCAAAGATTCCAAGAAAAGAGTCGTTGGGGTAATATTGGGAGACAACTCTACCGACACAATTAAAGTCACAAACTCGTATGCAATTCCGTTTGAAGAAGACGAAAAGAATCCTGGAGTGTGGTTTTTGGATCACAATTTCATAGATTCAATGGGGGAAAtgttcaaaaaaatcaatgccaaagaaaaattgattggcTGGTACCATTCAGGGCCTAAATTGAAACCATCggatttgaaaattaacGAAGTTTTCAGAAGATACACTGATAACCCgttgttgttaattgtTGACGTACAACCAAGAGAAGTTGGCATTCCAACAGATGCATATTTTGCCGTTGATGATATCAAGAACGATGGTTCTGCTGCTGAGAAGACTTTTATTCATGTTCCTTCTTTGATTGAAGCAGAAGAAGCCGAAGAGATTGGGGTTGAGCATTTGTTAAGAGATATTAGAGACCAAGCAGCTGGTAACTTGTCATTAAGAGTTGCTGAAACACATCAATCATTATTGGGTTTGCATCAGAAACTTGGAGAAATTGCCAATTATTTGGATAAGGTTtaccaaaagaaattacCTATGAATCATACTATCTTGGGGAAATTACAGAatgtttttaatttattgcCAAATTTGATGCAACAACTGGGGAGTGATCCACACAGTAGCTCAGACTCGTCTCATGAATTAGCTACAGCATTTACTGTCAAAacaaatgatgaattgatgATCATATACATTAGTATGTTAGTTCGAGCTATTATTGCTTTCcatgatttgattgaaaacaagttagaaaataaaaagttgAACGAAAGTAAAGCACAAGCTTCTGTGGCAGACTTGTCATTAAATAGCGAAAAGAAAGATTCTATagaagaataagaataaaacaatatagAACTATGGGTTAATCTGTAGctttttgttttagaaGTCGTGTTCGATAACAAAATGTAATATAGTATAATATTTTGAGCTtgggttttctttttcaattgttttttttttttttctgtttttggTCTTCGTAAGTTAACCAACCACCGCGACAGAAATTGAAAGCATTAATATCTTGTACTATTGTTAGAAGGATAGAGCTATTCAGCACAGGTACATTATTATGTCACATAGAGTTGTAACACTTCCACGGTTACACTCTGTGAGCAactttaattatttttttcagaaCACCAAGAGGAACTTGGTTATAGAGcaaaattttatcaataaccAATACTTACTTCGTAAAGTGTTGTTACCAAATCTTAGTGGGAGAGTTCGACACTTGACTTCACAGACATCTCGATTTTCCGACAACACAAATGCTGGTAGATTGCTGTCATCTACATCTGTGATTGAGAACGTTGCCTCCAAAGTTTTAACATGTCAAGAGCCCGAAGCACAGCTGTCTCAAAAAACGGGCATCGACCCAAGTAATGCTACTACTCATAAACATATTCCATTTAAAATAATCCCAAAAGATTCACAAGCTTCAAAAACTCAACCAGTGACCCTTTTCCCAAAATCTAAAGCACAATTAAAGAACACTTGTACGGCATATCTAAAGTTGACAAAACCTAATCTAACAGTGCTAGTTACATTAAGCTCTATATGCTCTTACGCTATATCTCCGTTGTCAGTCTCATTACaagaattgttgtttttgacTGTGGGTACGGCATTATGTTCTGGAGCAGCAAATGCTATAAATATGGGCCGAGAGCCAGAGTTTGACAAACAAATGCCGCGAACAGTTGGAAGACCAGTTGTACGTGGGTTGATTACTCCCACACAGGCGTATCAATTTGCTGCTGTTAGTGGTGCTATTGGTTGTGGGATGTTGTGGTTTGGCGTCAACCCAACAGTGTCGTTGTTGGGGTTTTCAAATATCGTGTTGTATGCGTGGTTATATACATCcatgaaaagaaaatcaatcatTAATACATGGGTGGGTGCAGTTGTGGGAGCTATACCACCGTTGATGGGGTGGGCAGCCTCGTCTTCTTTGGCACATCCTGCAGCCTGGTGTTTGGCAGGACTCTTGTACGCGTGGCAGTTCCCTCATTTCAATGCTTTGTCCCATGGAATTGCCCAGCAGTATAAGCTGGCCGGATATGTTATGGCGGCAGCAGAAAATCCTAGACTAAATGCAAGAGTGGCGTTACGTTACTCTGTGCTTATGTTCCCGTTATGTTTTGGGTTGAGCTATTTTGGCGTTACCGACTGGGTCTTCCCATTTGACTCTGCTATTGCCAATGGCTGGTTGACTTATTTGGCATATATTTTCTGGCAACAACAAGAGAGGAATTATAAAAATGGAGCTAAAGCAACCAGTGAAGGATTAGCTTTGGCTGGAGTCCACGCCAAGAAGTTATTTTGGTGTTCAGTATGGCATTTGCCAGCAGTTTTGATATTGGCAATGTTGCATAAAAAGGATCAATGGAATCGATTGTTTGAGCATATTGGCTTGAAGACTCGAAAGATTGAGGGTAGATTGGAGGTCTGATAGTTTTGTAAATAGGCATGTAAATACATATTCTACATTTAATAACAGCAAGTAATTGTACAAGATTTGATGccaatttcaaacaaaaatagGTTAAAACCAAATCTAGGTAAAAGAAACATCTGATAGCATTTGGCCACGACTACTGAAAATCCAATCTGTGcgtgaaaaaaaagaaaaaaaaaaaacatagTTCAGACACgaaataaacaaaagaacCAAATATCACTTTATTCGtgtttttcctttctttcaAATCGGTTACTGTGTTGTATcaccaattgataaaatcaatttactTTTAGTTTAAAAATTACAAGACAAAAAGGAAGTTATCAAAAAGTATGAGCCCTTTATCCAAAGCAAAGTTGTCGCCGAAAGATAAAAAGTACTCACAACTGGTTGAGAAAACGCTTGCCACGTTCGATTCGCTTGAAGAATGGGCAGATTATATTGCATTTTTATCCAGATTACAGAAGTCTCTTCAATTTAATATAGACACTGCAAAGGAATCATACTATGTTCCATATTCATCCCAAGTTGCTAATCGCTTGGCATTGTGCCTTTCCTCAGACCTCCCCAATGGTGTTCATCAAAAGGCATTGAGTGTATATGAGtatatttttgaaagattGCCGGAATCAACTTTGAATAaagatataaatatttggttGCCAGGTTTATTACCACTTTTTTCGTATTCGTCCATCCTGGTTAAACCACTACAAATTAAAATGTTTCGtcatttaatattatcacAGTTAAGTGCAACTACATTACGTAGCATCAGCAAACCGTTTATTCTATGCTTGCTTTCAGGATTAGATGATGAAAACTCTGAAGTGTTTGGAGATgttattgaattgttgGATGCTTACAAACAGAAGCTCAATGATGACTCGCATTTTTGGCAAAGTATGTTTCTCTGCATCATTAGAAATCCCGAACGAAGACCTGGTGCGTTGCATTGGTGTGTAAAGAGGCTTCCTCTGTTTATCAGCTTCAAAGATCAAAATGGAAACCCAGTACTATCTGAAGAGGCTCAGCTCTGTTTAAAACCGGAACCAGGGTTACTAATCAGAGCAATGGCAATATCTATTGATAACCCAGAGTCATTTGATATAGTTGTCGTTAGAggtttttttgatttaatgtTGTCTCATATACCTTTGGATAGTGATGTTATTACTAATCGAATTACTCCTACTGACAGAGAGGCTCTCATAATGGCATGTTCGAAGATCACATTGTGCAAAGACATGAGCTTGAATAGAAGATTGTGGACCTACTTTTTGGGACCCGAAACTGAACACGAAAGCCTGAAAGCACTTACACGAACGGAGTATTTTAAGCAATACGTTGAGGAGACTTTGATTGGTGGTCTCTTAACAATGGCAAATTCTGACAAAATTGAACTGAAATGTGACGCGTTCAAAATTTTGTTACCGTTAATCATGGATAAATGGGAGATTGGGAATGTTTTAACTCCAAAGTTATTTTCCTcgtttttaaaaattgcaTACAATAATTGTGATCACCAGGACTTGATGATTTCAGCAAGTACTCTTTTCGACGGAGTAGAATCAGTTTACATTTGGTCCGACATCATTGGTGTTATATTGGGAGATGGAAATGACGATGAGGAACATGATTTTGATGTTgttcattttgttttgaagGACTTCAATGtcaatgaagaagaaatggCCACCGTTCATGTGCCATTTGCAATATTGTGTTTACTATctaaatcaacaataacttCTAAAAGACTAGATACATTAGAGTTGTTAGTAAATTTGGCTTCAGGTCGATCTTTGGGTACTTTAGACGAAGAGGTTACTTGCTGTGAAAGTGAAATTATTAGCAAAATCAAAGCGTGGTACTCTTCAAGTCTTAAAGGTGAAAGCCTTGATACCCCCTTTTCACAAGGTCaagtttcatttttgatAGTCAACTTATTACAAAAAGTTTACATTGACAATATGGAAGACACTCGGTTTTGTGTTCGGATTGCTGAATTGTTGAATCACGTAAGAAACTTTGCAATGATTAAATCAAGCCACGGCATCCAAGATTCAAAGTTGgtagaaaaaattttgaatatttctGTCCCAGATTTCGGTTGTGAGCCCAATCAAGATGGATTGTTAGTGGCATTTGGAATTTCAAAGCTTGTGGGGATATTCGCCAAACTGTTAACCCATGAAACTAACGAAAAGGTGTTAAAAGTATTGCTTTCAAATTTATGGACCGCAGTAGTTTCTTCTGATCCAGCCAACCATCAAGTAGAAGCGGTGAGAgcaatttttgaattagAGACATGCTACTCCTTGAAAAAACTTGAAGCAGGTTTGGTGGAATTATTTCTTACGTTACCTGAGAACCGCCGTGTCAAGGCTTTTGAAATATTGTGGATTCATTCAATCTCAATAAATGAGAGTGATagaattttggaaaaagcTCTTCAATTGTTACTTGATGGTTGTTCAGATGATAGCTCTCAAAATAGATTAcctattgatgaatttttaaaacaaattattaaaacaGGGGCTTCTAACAGATTACTCAAGTTGATAACTAATCCAATTTTAgcttttgatttcattgtTGCCGAAAATGAATCATTAGTattagatgatgatttaggTCAGTTTTCATATTTCTTGAACTTAATTGTCAAAGTCATCACTGCAGATGTT
Encoded proteins:
- a CDS encoding bud site selection protein, putative (Similar to S. cerevisiae BUD27), whose protein sequence is MSSTPKLTTQTHAQYSDQDGFQQLTTQIDSTITNLKQKRDYLQDQLVQFESVHQGLKASGDSTTPIKFQLDDGTMIEKTKSEAIEFLDKRVTEIKEALTQFNTKINEAESTKEKLNQYNQFVQEGGNHEDLQQDKLNEEGLPFVDIQEELDEDGNVINVEFKDVQKDTAIDKSQNNTHETPKVEMLEEKIDETKKLDKIEQSENDEFQALLEDMEIISKDKKAQELNFDQDDLLDKIDKLQISAEDKFKLKQVCVEEFKNLEPEHDTGDKIEENSGGDKTIGNFENLAIDKNDLIELELLADDFDDSETFQGEHYDDDEEWDYEFDEEEEEEDDDDIADELLYGGGRAKIIGSDEKSNNMLWDQIINLRKNKLVATDKVADEIEENAGNEKKPKAVRFAEHLDINEVENISESLRNPPPETAKISLFKQNRMTAQHKNRTQEIKETVENDSVMTDVSENDVMSDIVEKEPVMTDIIEKNDDNDDEIVDSGGVVESTIIEHEPVATVNEPTPEVRTGTVSQKPVSRFKAMRSSIPSKNTEKLNSQAPAKIPIPGNAENEAEPSESSTSLSVSELRDLQSDMDKMAQAYVSGMYDDDIVTEGPVVHKLDDFETLNKMVEAKKQDNEELGIQEHDAVSNEVGMEIDEEEEEDDDDDDEGPILVDEIVENELDESNGVFNDEVILDREIRENYHKLRNKLILDQNGFKKTQQELEMEPVDEEGNPIKISRFKAAKMNRGGLS
- a CDS encoding ATP-binding protein, putative; amino-acid sequence: MFGQIVIGPPGSGKSTYCHGMYQFMSAIGRKSCIINLDPANDRLPYPCELDIRDYISLEEIMEELDLGPNGGLMYALESLDKQGIDLFIGKIEQLINESNYLLFDCPGQVELFTHHNSLYRIFKKLTQLKRLRLCVVSLIDCIYLTSPSQYISILLLSLRSMLQLDLPHVNVISKIDMLKNYGDLPFRLDYYTEAQDLQYLTPYLEKESNSVLGQNYVRLTELIGELVEDFHLVSFEVLSVENKKSMISLLSVIDKANGYSFGSEIGGDTIWSEATRQNGSGNGGYQDVDIHERWIDHKEEYDAEERRQEQAFKESLPQEEVDNKPLTEDEEWEAALKDWEEKHGGEGAMLR
- a CDS encoding proteasome regulatory subunit, putative (Similar to S. cerevisiae RPN8), coding for MSTAATSTNELALLDKSVVVSPLVLLSVVDHYNRVAKDSKKRVVGVILGDNSTDTIKVTNSYAIPFEEDEKNPGVWFLDHNFIDSMGEMFKKINAKEKLIGWYHSGPKLKPSDLKINEVFRRYTDNPLLLIVDVQPREVGIPTDAYFAVDDIKNDGSAAEKTFIHVPSLIEAEEAEEIGVEHLLRDIRDQAAGNLSLRVAETHQSLLGLHQKLGEIANYLDKVYQKKLPMNHTILGKLQNVFNLLPNLMQQSGSDPHSSSDSSHELATAFTVKTNDELMIIYISMLVRAIIAFHDLIENKLENKKLNESKAQASVADLSLNSEKKDSIEE
- a CDS encoding heme A:farnesyltransferase, putative (Similar to S. cerevisiae COX10;~In S. cerevisiae: catalyzes the first step in the conversion of protoheme to the heme A prosthetic group required for cytochrome c oxidase activity; human ortholog is associated with mitochondrial disorders); this translates as MSHRVVTLPRLHSVSNFNYFFQNTKRNLVIEQNFINNQYLLRKVLLPNLSGRVRHLTSQTSRFSDNTNAGRLSSSTSVIENVASKVLTCQEPEAQSSQKTGIDPSNATTHKHIPFKIIPKDSQASKTQPVTLFPKSKAQLKNTCTAYLKLTKPNLTVLVTLSSICSYAISPLSVSLQELLFLTVGTALCSGAANAINMGREPEFDKQMPRTVGRPVVRGLITPTQAYQFAAVSGAIGCGMLWFGVNPTVSLLGFSNIVLYAWLYTSMKRKSIINTWVGAVVGAIPPLMGWAASSSLAHPAAWCLAGLLYAWQFPHFNALSHGIAQQYKSAGYVMAAAENPRLNARVALRYSVLMFPLCFGLSYFGVTDWVFPFDSAIANGWLTYLAYIFWQQQERNYKNGAKATSEGLALAGVHAKKLFWCSVWHLPAVLILAMLHKKDQWNRLFEHIGLKTRKIEGRLEV